AGCAGTAAGCATCTTACAAACAGTGAGAAGTTGGGCTAAAATTAGCCTTGCCAATGAACttaaacgagagagagaaatacatgttatcacacacaaacacaaaaaataAAGCCAAAGCTGTCAGAATAACTTCATTGCAACCTGGTTTACCCACTGGCCTGTTTTTGTGTCTTGAGTCTGCCTGTTACTGTCtgttagtgtgtatgtctctgttatagtgtgtgtgtgcgcgtccctGTGCCGTCCACATGGAGGGTCAGAGGTGAAGTGCCCTCTCCAGTGTGGTGCCTCTTCTGGTGTTTCTTTCGGTCGCCATCTTGTGAGAAGCTtctcccacagtcagagcaactgtacggtttctctccagtgtgaattctcatgtgtgtggttagtgtgtcCTGTTGAAAGAAACGTTTGTCGCAGCAGGAGCACTGGAGAGCTCTCTCTCCGTAATGGAACCTCCTCAGATGCCTCATCACTCCATCGGAGCGGGTAAAAGTCTTCCCACATACTGAGCAAGGATAGGCTTTCTTTTCAGAGAGTGGTAGCTCGTGTTTGCGCTTGTGTCTCCTGTACGTTGCATCGTGTCTGAAACTCTCCCCACACTCGTTGCAGAGGtagggtttctctccagtgtgtattcgCTGGTGATGTTTCAAACTATGTGCCTGTGTAAAACCCTCCCCACAGTGGGTGCATATGTATGGCATTtgtccactgtgtactctctggtgTCTTTCAAATTTTCCTTTGTGTAAGAACCG
Above is a genomic segment from Oncorhynchus tshawytscha isolate Ot180627B unplaced genomic scaffold, Otsh_v2.0 Un_scaffold_4246_pilon_pilon, whole genome shotgun sequence containing:
- the LOC112247565 gene encoding gastrula zinc finger protein XlCGF8.2DB-like encodes the protein MADIERDNQHTDILQVQIKQEDGEEPHDTEDRLKSSNTGEQKPCHICPDCGKSYTRSDNLKTHQKIHMTERPYLCSECGKGFTRTDHLKSHLKTHERKKKKLKHPCTDCVKGFVHLEQLEKHLEKNHLTHKEKKPHGCPRCDESFSDLEELTTHLPVHTEELALYCSDCGKRFLHKGKFERHQRVHSGQMPYICTHCGEGFTQAHSLKHHQRIHTGEKPYLCNECGESFRHDATYRRHKRKHELPLSEKKAYPCSVCGKTFTRSDGVMRHLRRFHYGERALQCSCCDKRFFQQDTLTTHMRIHTGEKPYSCSDCGRSFSQDGDRKKHQKRHHTGEGTSPLTLHVDGTGTRTHTL